One genomic window of Coffea eugenioides isolate CCC68of chromosome 1, Ceug_1.0, whole genome shotgun sequence includes the following:
- the LOC113781390 gene encoding putative disease resistance protein RGA3 isoform X2, whose amino-acid sequence MADALISSTVKVTLERALSLASDRIGMLVGFKKDVASMTRSLRLINAVLADAEAKQNQDGAVQAWLECLEEVAYDATNVLDELKYESLRHKVESRNRHKLKVCCFFSFSNINLAFRWRMASKVRDIKLELSKINQEASDLGLASRSDVAAALPAAGDTRNRQTDSSVAPMIGRAKDESNILEMLLRPTEKVVSVLPINGMGGLGKTTLAKSIYNKQQIDEHFNKKLWVCVSKKVPIVDLFKLILLQLTEENFEVDDRNIIVGNIRNQLGGKRYFLVLDDVWDDDQALWDDFFSTLKGLNPINPPKGSWCLITTRSRAVADEGYPLGGLRGDHCWSIIKRKVVEGEEVPNELDAIKDRAIQICNGLPLVASVLGGLLRLRKDKWRSILEDRLLNLNGVMQILKLSFDNLPSPAVKKCFAYCSIFPQDTEMEGDMLIELWMAEGFLHAGLENKTMEEIGEYYLEILLQSSLLEEIRKYGRRRCYKMHDMVHEVSKSIMSKSTKFINSETGSGDNSNQVRCLVIDSFGEGAKSLFESRSNLLHTLFLSRGSLSDDMLMKLKNLHVLNLSGEENQNLPISIGKLRHLRYINFERSRSETLPESICKLYNLQTLRLKRIALKVLPKGMCNLISLRHLHYYTSDTEFQMPLEMGRLTCLQALEFFKVGREKGRRIGELGSLKNLKGELEIRNLELVNGKEEAEEANLFEKANLFRLQLEWARDREGGDYNDEDVLDGLRPHQNLEELVIENFMGDQFPRWLMELPTATTLPRLARLEFKWCHRCKELLPLQNFASLKELQIWSCDGLTNLPGDMLHSCASLQKLWVAYCNNLISFPLELQRTPSLLTLELFHCPKLKTSMTPKGFGFLTSLRELSIGPFSDDGDDHENSSIYNEFDWSGLISSSSSSSSSALRGLELIGLPHVESLPPQIQYLTTLTSLCLWDFEGIKALPDWFGNFAALEVLVLNGFKELGHLPSKDAVSRLTKLKRLSVSGSPLLKERCTSQSSGPDSQWSKVSHIQDLHMWD is encoded by the coding sequence ATGGCTGACGCTCTTATCAGTTCCACAGTTAAGGTCACCCTGGAAAGGGCACTGTCTCTTGCCTCTGATAGGATTGGTATGTTAGTTGGGTTCAAGAAGGATGTGGCCAGTATGACACGTTCTCTCCGGCTGATCAATGCTGTCTTGGCCGATGCTGAAGCAAAGCAAAACCAGGACGGAGCGGTGCAAGCATGGTTGGAGTGTCTCGAGGAGGTTGCTTATGATGCTACAAATGTGTTGGATGAGCTCAAATATGAATCTCTCCGCCACAAGGTGGAGTCCCGAAACCGACACAAGCTCAAGGTATGCTgcttcttctccttctctaACATTAATCTTGCTTTTCGTTGGAGAATGGCTTCTAAGGTCAGGGACATCAAACTTGAGTTGAGTAAGATAAATCAAGAAGCCAGTGATTTGGGACTGGCCAGTAGGTCAGACGTGGCAGCTGCCCTCCCTGCTGCTGGAGATACAAGAAATCGGCAAACCGACTCTAGTGTCGCTCCAATGATTGGAAGAGCCAAGGATGAATCAAATATACTAGAGATGTTGTTGAGACCAACTGAGAAGGTTGTTTCTGTTCTTCCCATAAATGGTATGGGAGGTCTAGGCAAAACAACTTTGGCTAAATCGATATACAACAAACAGCAAATTGATGAGCACTTTAACAAAAAGTTGTGGGTTTGTGTATCGAAAAAAGTTCCAATAGTGGAtcttttcaaactcattttatTGCAATTGACggaagaaaattttgaagtggATGATAGGAATATCATCGTTGGAAATATTCGGAATCAACTGGGGGGAAAAAGATATTTCCTAGTTCTTGATGATGTGTGGGATGATGATCAGGCATTGTGGGATGACTTCTTCTCCACCTTGAAGGGACTCAATCCAATCAATCCACCCAAAGGAAGCTGGTGTCTAATCACTACTCGTTCGCGTGCAGTGGCAGATGAAGGCTATCCCTTAGGAGGACTCCGTGGTGATCATTGTTGGTCTATCATAAAACGAAAAGTAGTTGAAGGGGAAGAAGTACCTAATGAATTGGATGCAATTAAAGACAGAGCTATACAAATATGTAATGGATTACCACTGGTCGCAAGTGTACTTGGTGGTTTGTTGCGCTTGAGGAAAGACAAATGGCGATCAATTTTGGAGGATAGACTTTTGAACTTGAATGGAGTCATGCAAATACTTAAGTTGAGTTTTGATAATTTGCCATCACCAGCCGTCAAGAAATGTTTTGCATATTGTTCTATTTTTCCCCAGGATACTGAGATGGAAGGAGATATGCTGATCGAACTTTGGATGGCAGAAGGTTTCCTCCATGCAGGTCTCGAGAACAAAACAATGGAGGAAATTGGAGAGTATTACTTGGAAATTTTATTGCAAAGTTCTTTGCTggaagaaataagaaaatatgGGAGAAGGAGGTGTTATAAAATGCATGATATGGTGCACGAAGTCTCAAAATCAATAATGTCAAAGTCTACTAAATTCATTAATTCGGAGACTGGTTCAGGAGACAATAGTAATCAGGTTCGTTGTCTTGTAATAGACTCATTTGGAGAAGGCGCAAAAAGTCTTTTTGAGAGTCGATCAAATTTGCTTCATACATTGTTTCTAAGTCGGGGTAGCTTATCTGATGATATGCTAATGAAGTTGAAGAATTTGCACGTTCTGAATTTGTCCGGTGAAGAAAATCAGAATCTGCCAATCTCAATTGGCAAACTGAGACACTTGAGGTACATCAACTTTGAGCGTTCTAGAAGTGAAACTTTGCCGGAATCTATTTGCAAACTTTATAATTTGCAGACACTGAGGCTAAAGAGAATCGCTCTTAAGGTTCTTCCGAAGGGGATGTGCAATTTGATTAGCTTGAGACATCTCCACTATTACACCTCTGATACAGAATTTCAAATGCCGCTAGAGATGGGACGGCTGACTTGCCTTCAGGCGCTTGAGTTCTTTAAAGTGGGTCGAGAGAAGGGTCGACGAATTGGAGAGCTTGGAAGCTTGAAGAACCTCAAAGGTGAATTGGAGATACGCAATCTGGAACTGGTAAACGGTAAAGAAGAAGCTGAGGAAGCAAATCTATTTGAAAAGGCTAATCTATTTAGGCTGCAACTTGAGTGGGCCCGTGATCGAGAAGGCGGCGACTACAACGACGAAGATGTGTTAGATGGCCTTCGACCGCACCAAAATTTGGAGGAATTGGTAATTGAGAATTTTATGGGTGATCAATTTCCTCGATGGTTAATGGAATTGCCAACAGCAACCACACTTCCCAGGTTAGCGCGTTTGGAATTTAAATGGTGCCACAGATGCAAAGAACTCCTTCCCCTGCAGAACTTTGCGTCTCTTAAAGAGCTGCAGATTTGGAGTTGTGATGGGTTGACGAATCTGCCCGGTGACATGCTACACTCTTGTGCCTCTCTTCAGAAGCTTTGGGTGGCTTATTGCAACAATCTTATCTCCTTTCCGCTTGAGTTGCAACGAACGCCTTCTCTCTTGACGCTGGAATTATTCCACTGTCCCAAACTGAAAACAAGCATGACGCCCAAAGGATTTGGTTTCCTAACCAGCTTAAGGGAGCTTAGCATTGGTCCCTTCTCAGATGATGGTGATGATCatgaaaattcttcaatttacaATGAGTTTGATTGGTCTGGATTGatatcctcctcctcctcctcttcgtCATCCGCACTCCGTGGATTAGAATTAATTGGGTTGCCACACGTGGAGTCACTGCCACCTCAGATCCAATACTTGACCACTCTGACGTCACTATGTCTATGGGACTTTGAAGGTATAAAAGCTCTGCCAGATTGGTTCGGAAACTTCGCGGCTCTTGAAGTATTGGTTTTAAATGGTTTCAAAGAGCTTGGACATCTACCCTCTAAGGATGCCGTGAGCCGTCTCACCAAACTAAAACGTCTGTCGGTTTCTGGTTCTCCTCTGTTAAAAGAAAGATGCACTTCTCAGAGCAGCGGCCCCGACTCCCAGTGGTCCAAAGTTTCTCACATTCAAGACCTACACATGTGGGATTAA
- the LOC113781390 gene encoding putative disease resistance protein RGA3 isoform X1, with protein sequence MADALISSTVKVTLERALSLASDRIGMLVGFKKDVASMTRSLRLINAVLADAEAKQNQDGAVQAWLECLEEVAYDATNVLDELKYESLRHKVESRNRHKLKVCCFFSFSNINLAFRWRMASKVRDIKLELSKINQEASDLGLASRSDVAAALPAAGDTRNRQTDSSVAPMIGRAKDESNILEMLLRPTEKVVSVLPINGMGGLGKTTLAKSIYNKQQIDEHFNKKLWVCVSKKVPIVDLFKLILLQLTEENFEVDDRNIIVGNIRNQLGGKRYFLVLDDVWDDDQALWDDFFSTLKGLNPINPPKGSWCLITTRSRAVADEGYPLGGLRGDHCWSIIKRKVVEGEEVPNELDAIKDRAIQICNGLPLVASVLGGLLRLRKDKWRSILEDRLLNLNGVMQILKLSFDNLPSPAVKKCFAYCSIFPQDTEMEGDMLIELWMAEGFLHAGLENKTMEEIGEYYLEILLQSSLLEEIRKYGRRRCYKMHDMVHEVSKSIMSKSTKFINSETGSGDNSNQVRCLVIDSFGEGAKSLFESRSNLLHTLFLSRGSLSDDMLMKLKNLHVLNLSGEENQNLPISIGKLRHLRYINFERSRSETLPESICKLYNLQTLRLKRIALKVLPKGMCNLISLRHLHYYTSDTEFQMPLEMGRLTCLQALEFFKVGREKGRRIGELGSLKNLKGELEIRNLELVNGKEEAEEANLFEKANLFRLQLEWARDREGGDYNDEDVLDGLRPHQNLEELVIENFMGDQFPRWLMELPTATTLPRLARLEFKWCHRCKELLPLQNFASLKELQIWSCDGLTNLPGDMLHSCASLQKLWVAYCNNLISFPLELQRTPSLLTLELFHCPKLKTSMTPKGFGFLTSLRELSIGPFSDDGDDHENSSIYNEFDWSGLISSSSSSSSSALRGLELIGLPHVESLPPQIQYLTTLTSLCLWDFEGIKALPDWFGNFAALEVLVLNGFKELGHLPSKDAVSRLTKLKRLSVSGSPLLKERCTSQSSGPDSQWSKVSHIQDLHIHEDN encoded by the exons ATGGCTGACGCTCTTATCAGTTCCACAGTTAAGGTCACCCTGGAAAGGGCACTGTCTCTTGCCTCTGATAGGATTGGTATGTTAGTTGGGTTCAAGAAGGATGTGGCCAGTATGACACGTTCTCTCCGGCTGATCAATGCTGTCTTGGCCGATGCTGAAGCAAAGCAAAACCAGGACGGAGCGGTGCAAGCATGGTTGGAGTGTCTCGAGGAGGTTGCTTATGATGCTACAAATGTGTTGGATGAGCTCAAATATGAATCTCTCCGCCACAAGGTGGAGTCCCGAAACCGACACAAGCTCAAGGTATGCTgcttcttctccttctctaACATTAATCTTGCTTTTCGTTGGAGAATGGCTTCTAAGGTCAGGGACATCAAACTTGAGTTGAGTAAGATAAATCAAGAAGCCAGTGATTTGGGACTGGCCAGTAGGTCAGACGTGGCAGCTGCCCTCCCTGCTGCTGGAGATACAAGAAATCGGCAAACCGACTCTAGTGTCGCTCCAATGATTGGAAGAGCCAAGGATGAATCAAATATACTAGAGATGTTGTTGAGACCAACTGAGAAGGTTGTTTCTGTTCTTCCCATAAATGGTATGGGAGGTCTAGGCAAAACAACTTTGGCTAAATCGATATACAACAAACAGCAAATTGATGAGCACTTTAACAAAAAGTTGTGGGTTTGTGTATCGAAAAAAGTTCCAATAGTGGAtcttttcaaactcattttatTGCAATTGACggaagaaaattttgaagtggATGATAGGAATATCATCGTTGGAAATATTCGGAATCAACTGGGGGGAAAAAGATATTTCCTAGTTCTTGATGATGTGTGGGATGATGATCAGGCATTGTGGGATGACTTCTTCTCCACCTTGAAGGGACTCAATCCAATCAATCCACCCAAAGGAAGCTGGTGTCTAATCACTACTCGTTCGCGTGCAGTGGCAGATGAAGGCTATCCCTTAGGAGGACTCCGTGGTGATCATTGTTGGTCTATCATAAAACGAAAAGTAGTTGAAGGGGAAGAAGTACCTAATGAATTGGATGCAATTAAAGACAGAGCTATACAAATATGTAATGGATTACCACTGGTCGCAAGTGTACTTGGTGGTTTGTTGCGCTTGAGGAAAGACAAATGGCGATCAATTTTGGAGGATAGACTTTTGAACTTGAATGGAGTCATGCAAATACTTAAGTTGAGTTTTGATAATTTGCCATCACCAGCCGTCAAGAAATGTTTTGCATATTGTTCTATTTTTCCCCAGGATACTGAGATGGAAGGAGATATGCTGATCGAACTTTGGATGGCAGAAGGTTTCCTCCATGCAGGTCTCGAGAACAAAACAATGGAGGAAATTGGAGAGTATTACTTGGAAATTTTATTGCAAAGTTCTTTGCTggaagaaataagaaaatatgGGAGAAGGAGGTGTTATAAAATGCATGATATGGTGCACGAAGTCTCAAAATCAATAATGTCAAAGTCTACTAAATTCATTAATTCGGAGACTGGTTCAGGAGACAATAGTAATCAGGTTCGTTGTCTTGTAATAGACTCATTTGGAGAAGGCGCAAAAAGTCTTTTTGAGAGTCGATCAAATTTGCTTCATACATTGTTTCTAAGTCGGGGTAGCTTATCTGATGATATGCTAATGAAGTTGAAGAATTTGCACGTTCTGAATTTGTCCGGTGAAGAAAATCAGAATCTGCCAATCTCAATTGGCAAACTGAGACACTTGAGGTACATCAACTTTGAGCGTTCTAGAAGTGAAACTTTGCCGGAATCTATTTGCAAACTTTATAATTTGCAGACACTGAGGCTAAAGAGAATCGCTCTTAAGGTTCTTCCGAAGGGGATGTGCAATTTGATTAGCTTGAGACATCTCCACTATTACACCTCTGATACAGAATTTCAAATGCCGCTAGAGATGGGACGGCTGACTTGCCTTCAGGCGCTTGAGTTCTTTAAAGTGGGTCGAGAGAAGGGTCGACGAATTGGAGAGCTTGGAAGCTTGAAGAACCTCAAAGGTGAATTGGAGATACGCAATCTGGAACTGGTAAACGGTAAAGAAGAAGCTGAGGAAGCAAATCTATTTGAAAAGGCTAATCTATTTAGGCTGCAACTTGAGTGGGCCCGTGATCGAGAAGGCGGCGACTACAACGACGAAGATGTGTTAGATGGCCTTCGACCGCACCAAAATTTGGAGGAATTGGTAATTGAGAATTTTATGGGTGATCAATTTCCTCGATGGTTAATGGAATTGCCAACAGCAACCACACTTCCCAGGTTAGCGCGTTTGGAATTTAAATGGTGCCACAGATGCAAAGAACTCCTTCCCCTGCAGAACTTTGCGTCTCTTAAAGAGCTGCAGATTTGGAGTTGTGATGGGTTGACGAATCTGCCCGGTGACATGCTACACTCTTGTGCCTCTCTTCAGAAGCTTTGGGTGGCTTATTGCAACAATCTTATCTCCTTTCCGCTTGAGTTGCAACGAACGCCTTCTCTCTTGACGCTGGAATTATTCCACTGTCCCAAACTGAAAACAAGCATGACGCCCAAAGGATTTGGTTTCCTAACCAGCTTAAGGGAGCTTAGCATTGGTCCCTTCTCAGATGATGGTGATGATCatgaaaattcttcaatttacaATGAGTTTGATTGGTCTGGATTGatatcctcctcctcctcctcttcgtCATCCGCACTCCGTGGATTAGAATTAATTGGGTTGCCACACGTGGAGTCACTGCCACCTCAGATCCAATACTTGACCACTCTGACGTCACTATGTCTATGGGACTTTGAAGGTATAAAAGCTCTGCCAGATTGGTTCGGAAACTTCGCGGCTCTTGAAGTATTGGTTTTAAATGGTTTCAAAGAGCTTGGACATCTACCCTCTAAGGATGCCGTGAGCCGTCTCACCAAACTAAAACGTCTGTCGGTTTCTGGTTCTCCTCTGTTAAAAGAAAGATGCACTTCTCAGAGCAGCGGCCCCGACTCCCAGTGGTCCAAAGTTTCTCACATTCAAGACCTACACAT CCATGAAGACAATTGA